One genomic region from Candidatus Zixiibacteriota bacterium encodes:
- a CDS encoding sigma 54-interacting transcriptional regulator codes for MNSDQTIIKIMEGTSSKVGIDFFRSLVKNLAEALDVHGAWVTEYLRDCRRLRALALWLDDNFVEHYEYDISGTPCEPVVEKKCLVHYSENVVELYPHDPDLKSMNAVSYMGVPLTDPDGAVMGHLAILDNKPMPQRPSAEAVFRIFAARAGAELCRIRAERSIVEREEKIALLIDSAMDAIIELNKDLIINRVNRSAVKILGAGAEALCGRQIADWMPKESGSKLSRLTVELRQNKSGRPYLWIPGGLILQNLKGESVPVEASLSHFKVKGESYFSIILRDIREQLIAERKIDTLAHEAEYLKEELEKIQKQGPVLYRSEKMHQVMTAVAQVAPTDSTALICGETGTGKELIARIIHEASKRSASPMIRVNCAAIPSSLIESEFFGHEKGAFTGAINKREGRFQLADRGTIFLDEVGELPLDTQAKLLRVLQEGEFEPVGGSRTVKVDVRVIAATNRDLKKDVAQGKFREDLYYRLDVFPITVPPLRERGEDIILLAEFFLEKYARELGRTMAPLTPECYRYLMDYNWPGNVRELQNVIERAVIMSRNGELRLASLIPVPETLSDSLSNKSESRSDKVVRSVNELKELERKNIIAALERASWKVAGNDGAARILGIPPTTLSSRMKALGITRPHGLR; via the coding sequence GGATTGTCGAAGGCTGCGGGCGCTTGCCTTGTGGCTGGACGATAATTTTGTGGAGCATTATGAGTATGATATTTCCGGCACCCCCTGCGAGCCGGTAGTCGAGAAGAAATGTCTGGTGCATTATTCCGAGAATGTTGTGGAGCTGTATCCCCATGACCCGGACCTGAAATCAATGAATGCGGTAAGCTATATGGGGGTTCCGCTGACCGACCCCGATGGCGCCGTTATGGGACATCTGGCTATACTGGATAATAAGCCAATGCCCCAGAGGCCTTCCGCCGAGGCGGTCTTTAGGATTTTTGCGGCTCGAGCCGGAGCCGAACTCTGCCGCATCCGGGCGGAAAGGTCAATTGTGGAAAGGGAAGAGAAAATTGCGCTTCTGATTGACAGCGCCATGGATGCAATCATAGAGCTCAATAAAGATTTAATCATAAACCGCGTCAATCGCTCGGCGGTCAAGATTCTGGGAGCCGGGGCCGAGGCGCTTTGCGGTCGCCAAATAGCGGATTGGATGCCAAAAGAGAGCGGCTCCAAGCTGAGCCGCCTGACCGTCGAACTGCGCCAAAACAAAAGCGGACGCCCTTACCTCTGGATTCCCGGGGGGCTGATTCTTCAAAATCTCAAAGGCGAATCGGTTCCGGTGGAAGCCAGCCTTTCTCATTTCAAAGTCAAAGGGGAGAGTTATTTTTCCATCATTCTTCGCGACATCCGGGAGCAGTTAATTGCAGAGAGAAAGATTGATACGCTGGCTCATGAAGCGGAATATCTCAAAGAGGAATTGGAGAAGATTCAGAAGCAGGGACCGGTACTGTATCGATCTGAGAAGATGCATCAGGTCATGACCGCCGTGGCGCAGGTGGCGCCGACCGATTCGACCGCGCTGATTTGCGGCGAAACCGGGACCGGAAAGGAATTAATCGCCCGAATCATTCATGAAGCCAGCAAGCGCTCAGCGTCTCCGATGATTCGGGTCAATTGCGCCGCTATTCCCTCATCATTAATCGAAAGCGAATTTTTTGGCCATGAAAAAGGGGCTTTCACCGGTGCTATAAATAAGAGGGAGGGACGTTTCCAACTGGCGGATCGGGGGACAATCTTCCTCGATGAAGTTGGAGAGCTGCCGCTGGATACGCAGGCAAAATTGCTGCGCGTACTGCAGGAAGGGGAGTTTGAGCCGGTGGGCGGCTCCCGCACCGTCAAAGTTGATGTCCGGGTGATTGCGGCGACCAATCGCGACCTGAAAAAAGATGTCGCGCAGGGGAAGTTCCGTGAAGACCTTTATTACCGGCTGGACGTCTTTCCCATCACGGTGCCGCCTTTACGGGAAAGAGGGGAAGATATCATACTCCTGGCGGAATTCTTTCTGGAAAAATACGCTCGGGAACTGGGAAGAACCATGGCGCCTCTGACGCCGGAATGTTATCGATATCTGATGGATTATAATTGGCCCGGCAATGTGCGGGAACTTCAAAATGTGATTGAGCGGGCGGTAATAATGTCGCGTAACGGCGAGTTGCGACTGGCATCCCTGATTCCTGTGCCGGAAACACTCAGCGATTCTCTCTCCAATAAATCAGAATCGAGGAGCGACAAAGTTGTCAGGTCGGTAAATGAATTGAAGGAACTGGAGCGAAAAAACATCATTGCCGCTCTGGAGCGGGCATCCTGGAAAGTCGCCGGAAATGACGGCGCCGCAAGAATCCTGGGAATTCCTCCCACCACCTTGAGTTCCCGCATGAAAGCCCTGGGAATAACTCGCCCCCATGGTTTAAGATAA
- a CDS encoding OsmC family protein has translation MKTTETTQKIVNGVNVDRLVETIDAIKATPGIARFHFRNANKWLGGGWNRSTIKNFHGAMEDIDHVTPFVFDADEPAILLGEDRGANPVEYLLHALSACVTTSMVYHAAARGIEIEEVESEVEGDIDLHGFLGLREDVRRGYQEIRMRFKIKADASDEQLQDIAKLGPTFSPVFDSITKGVPVKISAARK, from the coding sequence ATGAAAACAACGGAAACCACTCAGAAAATCGTCAATGGCGTTAACGTTGACAGACTCGTCGAGACAATCGACGCCATTAAGGCGACTCCCGGCATCGCCCGGTTCCATTTTCGGAATGCCAATAAGTGGCTTGGAGGTGGATGGAATCGCTCTACCATCAAGAATTTCCATGGAGCCATGGAAGATATTGACCATGTGACCCCTTTTGTCTTTGATGCCGATGAGCCGGCCATTCTGCTTGGTGAAGACCGGGGAGCCAATCCGGTGGAGTACTTACTTCATGCCCTGAGCGCCTGCGTAACCACTTCGATGGTCTATCATGCCGCGGCGCGTGGAATTGAGATTGAAGAAGTCGAATCGGAGGTCGAGGGCGATATTGACCTTCATGGGTTCCTGGGTCTGCGTGAGGATGTAAGACGCGGTTATCAGGAAATTCGGATGCGCTTCAAGATCAAGGCTGACGCCTCCGACGAGCAACTTCAAGATATCGCGAAGCTTGGTCCAACCTTTTCGCCGGTTTTTGACAGTATCACAAAAGGAGTCCCGGTTAAAATAAGCGCCGCTCGGAAATAA